Proteins found in one Zea mays cultivar B73 chromosome 1, Zm-B73-REFERENCE-NAM-5.0, whole genome shotgun sequence genomic segment:
- the LOC542021 gene encoding maize 20S proteasome alpha subunit (The RefSeq protein has 1 substitution compared to this genomic sequence) gives MSRGTGAGYDRHITIFSPEGRLYQVEYAFKAVKSAGVTSIGVRGADSVCVVTQKKVPDKLLDQTSVTHLFPITKYVGLLATGLTADGRSLVSQARNEAAEFRFKWGYEMPVDVLAKWIADKAQVYTQHAYMRPLGVVAMVLGYDEEKNAQLFKCDPAGHFFGHKATSAGLKEQEAINFLEKKMKDDPKFTYDETVQIAISALQSVLQEDFKATEIEVGVVRKDDRVFRALTTEEIDQHLTAISERD, from the exons ATGAGCCGTGGCACAGGCGCGGGCTATGACCGCCACATCACCATCTTCTCCCCGGAGGGACGCCTGTACCAAGTCG AGTACGCGTTCAAGGCGGTGAAGTCGGCGGGTGTCACGTCGATCGGCGTCCGCGGCGCGGACTCCGTCTGCGTTGTTACGCAGAAGAAAGTCCCG GATAAGTTGCTGGATCAGACGAGCGTGACACACCTGTTCCCGATCACCAAGTACGTCGGATTGCTTGCCACTGGCCTTACAG CTGATGCTAGGTCATTGGTTTCCCAAGCAAGGAACGAAGCAGCTGAGTTTCGTTTCAAATGGGGCTACGAGATGCCAGTTGATGTGTTAGCAAAATG GATTGCTGACAAAGCTCAAGTTTACACGCAGCATGCATACATGAGACCCCTTGGAGTAG TTGCTATGGTCTTGGGCTACGATGAAGAGAAAAATGCCCAACTATTCAAGTGCGACCCTGCTGGTCACTTCTTTGGACATAAG GCAACTAGTGCCGGGCTCAAGGAGCAGGAAGCAATAAATTTTCTGGAGAAGAAAATGAAGGATGACCCGAAATTCACCTATGACGAAACTGTGCAG ATTGCAATATCTGCGTTGCAATCAGTTCTCCAGGAAGATTTCAAGGCCACTGAGATCGAAGTTGGTGTTGTGAGAAAAGATGACCGCGTTTTCAGAGCTCTCACGACAGAGGAGATCGATCAGCACCTGACGGCAATTAGTGAACGTGACTGA
- the LOC100279000 gene encoding polyadenylate-binding protein-interacting protein 7 isoform X2 — MSIEERKISMISKSTALNPNAEEFVPSSLRSFSDSSKKSDATMIVSGSSKESSTDKPESILRSNSDEEAHQYWQQQLPDDITPDFKVLGQDESPGPDSLSLTGLSINDGIDTSIFSPNQTLGVQHHASPFIRDKLNTRPKINLSGPTYMDERSQAAILSPTAGSMSPNAAPWVKNLRNGGHYNTSRRDATASHYNGDSSIGASLHNLTDAYHGSRRSLSTTMDIMSQLESKVDGRLNQNLRSLSFGNSSPPSPASYAQNGLGNYSNEAFGLPNSPYRSHSAILADDIVSPSAGREHISLDVPRGRYKTTSLPVPGLGSSRGSQVLGGPYNGNHDMISTNTLQNMAGIQTGAAWLETDAAANTYLESKDEVHDFASLRHAVLEQDRQAFLMGNNPLAKDLTLKELYSIQSRLAQEKARETTYRQRFQIPELQGLIQEQNPPIDLCGLHISEAMHVLNYELNNRRKIVRSTGRRLQAMIISSARTPARLTAAVEQYLMEHGLQYTQAQPGLFRVLL; from the exons ATGTCCATAGAAGAGAGGAAGATAAGTATGATAAGCAAGAGCACTGCACTAAATCCAAATGCAGAGGAATTTGTTCCTTCGTCCCTTAGATCTTTCAGTGATTCCTCCAAGAAATCAGATGCAACTATGATTGTCTCAGGGTCATCTAAAGAATCTAGCACAGACAAGCCAGAATCCATTTTACGAAGTAACTCTGATGAAGAAGCACATCAGTACTGGCAGCAACAGCTCCCTGACGACATCACCCCTGATTTCAAAGTCCTGGGACAAGACGAAAGTCCTGGACCTGACAGTCTATCACTCACAGGCCTGTCGATTAATGATGGCATTGACACATCAATATTTTCTCCAAACCAGACACTGGGCGTGCAGCACCATGCTTCACCTTTTATCAGGGACAAACTGAATACACGCCCAAAAATTAACTTGTCTGGCCCAACTTATATGGACGAACGGTCCCAAGCCGCAATTTTGAGTCCAACTGCAGGTTCCATGAGTCCAAATGCTGCTCCATGGGTGAAGAATCTAAGGAATGGGGGACATTATAACACAAGCAGAAGGGATGCCACTGCCAGTCACTACAATGGAGATTCTAGCATTG GGGCTTCATTGCACAACCTCACTGATGCGTATCATGGAAGCAGGCGCAGCTTAAGCACGACTATGGATATCATGAGTCAGCTGGAG AGTAAAGTCGATGGGCGACTCAATCAGAACCTCAGGTCACTGTCGTTTGGAAATTCAAGTCCTCCATCACCAGCATCATATGCCCAAAATGGTCTTGGAAACTATAGTAATGAAGCTTTTGGTCTGCCAAACAGTCCATATAGATCTCATTCAGCTATACTCGCAGATGATATTGTTTCACCTTCAGCTGGACGTGAACATATATCCCTCGATGTTCCTAGAGGAAGGTATAAGACAACTAGTTTGCCTGTTCCTGGTCTTGGTTCAAGCAGAGGTTCTCAGGTGTTGGGTGGCCCATATAATGGAAACCATGATATGATCTCAACCAATACCCTACAAAACATGGCTGGAATTCAGACAGGAGCAGCTTGGCTTGAAACTGATGCTGCGG CAAACACATATTTGGAATCAAAGGATGAAGTTCATGATTTTGCAAGCCTGCGACATGCAGTTCTTGAACAG GATAGACAGGCTTTTCTGATGGGAAACAACCCTTTAGCAAAGGATCTAACATTGAAGGAGCTATACAGTATACAAAGCAGGTTGGCTCAGGAGAAAGCTAGAGAAACAACATACCGACAAAG ATTCCAAATACCAGAGCTTCAAGGCCTCATCCAGGAGCAGAATCCCCCAATCGATCTCTGTGGTCTTCACATCAGCGAGGCCATGCACGTCCTGAACTACGAGCTCAACAACCGAAGAAAGATCGTGAGATCCACTGGTCGCCGACTCCAGGCTATGATCATATCAAGCGCCCGCACCCCAGCACGGCTGACTGCTGCCGTCGAGCAGTACCTCATGGAACACGGCCTTCAGTACACGCAGGCACAACCAGGCCTCTTCCGCGTCCTGCTCTAG
- the LOC100279000 gene encoding polyadenylate-binding protein-interacting protein 7 isoform X1 yields MSIEERKISMISKSTALNPNAEEFVPSSLRSFSDSSKKSDATMIVSGSSKESSTDKPESILRSNSDEEAHQYWQQQLPDDITPDFKVLGQDESPGPDSLSLTGLSINDGIDTSIFSPNQTLGVQHHASPFIRDKLNTRPKINLSGPTYMDERSQAAILSPTAGSMSPNAAPWVKNLRNGGHYNTSRRDATASHYNGDSSIGASLHNLTDAYHGSRRSLSTTMDIMSQLESKVDGRLNQNLRSLSFGNSSPPSPASYAQNGLGNYSNEAFGLPNSPYRSHSAILADDIVSPSAGREHISLDVPRGRYKTTSLPVPGLGSSRGSQVLGGPYNGNHDMISTNTLQNMAGIQTGAAWLETDAAANTYLESKDEVHDFASLRHAVLEQQDRQAFLMGNNPLAKDLTLKELYSIQSRLAQEKARETTYRQRFQIPELQGLIQEQNPPIDLCGLHISEAMHVLNYELNNRRKIVRSTGRRLQAMIISSARTPARLTAAVEQYLMEHGLQYTQAQPGLFRVLL; encoded by the exons ATGTCCATAGAAGAGAGGAAGATAAGTATGATAAGCAAGAGCACTGCACTAAATCCAAATGCAGAGGAATTTGTTCCTTCGTCCCTTAGATCTTTCAGTGATTCCTCCAAGAAATCAGATGCAACTATGATTGTCTCAGGGTCATCTAAAGAATCTAGCACAGACAAGCCAGAATCCATTTTACGAAGTAACTCTGATGAAGAAGCACATCAGTACTGGCAGCAACAGCTCCCTGACGACATCACCCCTGATTTCAAAGTCCTGGGACAAGACGAAAGTCCTGGACCTGACAGTCTATCACTCACAGGCCTGTCGATTAATGATGGCATTGACACATCAATATTTTCTCCAAACCAGACACTGGGCGTGCAGCACCATGCTTCACCTTTTATCAGGGACAAACTGAATACACGCCCAAAAATTAACTTGTCTGGCCCAACTTATATGGACGAACGGTCCCAAGCCGCAATTTTGAGTCCAACTGCAGGTTCCATGAGTCCAAATGCTGCTCCATGGGTGAAGAATCTAAGGAATGGGGGACATTATAACACAAGCAGAAGGGATGCCACTGCCAGTCACTACAATGGAGATTCTAGCATTG GGGCTTCATTGCACAACCTCACTGATGCGTATCATGGAAGCAGGCGCAGCTTAAGCACGACTATGGATATCATGAGTCAGCTGGAG AGTAAAGTCGATGGGCGACTCAATCAGAACCTCAGGTCACTGTCGTTTGGAAATTCAAGTCCTCCATCACCAGCATCATATGCCCAAAATGGTCTTGGAAACTATAGTAATGAAGCTTTTGGTCTGCCAAACAGTCCATATAGATCTCATTCAGCTATACTCGCAGATGATATTGTTTCACCTTCAGCTGGACGTGAACATATATCCCTCGATGTTCCTAGAGGAAGGTATAAGACAACTAGTTTGCCTGTTCCTGGTCTTGGTTCAAGCAGAGGTTCTCAGGTGTTGGGTGGCCCATATAATGGAAACCATGATATGATCTCAACCAATACCCTACAAAACATGGCTGGAATTCAGACAGGAGCAGCTTGGCTTGAAACTGATGCTGCGG CAAACACATATTTGGAATCAAAGGATGAAGTTCATGATTTTGCAAGCCTGCGACATGCAGTTCTTGAACAG CAGGATAGACAGGCTTTTCTGATGGGAAACAACCCTTTAGCAAAGGATCTAACATTGAAGGAGCTATACAGTATACAAAGCAGGTTGGCTCAGGAGAAAGCTAGAGAAACAACATACCGACAAAG ATTCCAAATACCAGAGCTTCAAGGCCTCATCCAGGAGCAGAATCCCCCAATCGATCTCTGTGGTCTTCACATCAGCGAGGCCATGCACGTCCTGAACTACGAGCTCAACAACCGAAGAAAGATCGTGAGATCCACTGGTCGCCGACTCCAGGCTATGATCATATCAAGCGCCCGCACCCCAGCACGGCTGACTGCTGCCGTCGAGCAGTACCTCATGGAACACGGCCTTCAGTACACGCAGGCACAACCAGGCCTCTTCCGCGTCCTGCTCTAG